A genomic segment from Pyrodictium occultum encodes:
- a CDS encoding SDR family oxidoreductase, which produces MSAKFSLNGLRVLVTASTRGIGFYVARGLASWGARVAIVGRSRESLTRAAREIVKASGEEPLALIADMRRREDLERLVDEAWSGLGGLDALVFNVGNVSCEPCYLDQAGYEDWMEAAQLHLIAPGYLTSLLLPRFLEQGRGSLIYLSSVTVKEPMPHFTLADTARAGLVQLAKSLARHYGGRGIRANTILMGSFDTPGARSNIRKLAEMKGVEFEEAWRRWVIELTPMRRVGRPEEIAGLVAFLLSDVSGYINGSTIVIDGAMTGCV; this is translated from the coding sequence TTGAGCGCGAAGTTCAGCCTCAACGGGCTACGTGTGCTGGTAACAGCCTCCACCAGGGGCATAGGCTTCTACGTGGCCCGGGGCCTTGCATCCTGGGGTGCCAGGGTAGCCATAGTGGGGCGCAGCAGAGAGTCGCTGACAAGAGCTGCCAGGGAGATAGTGAAAGCCTCCGGGGAGGAGCCCCTAGCGCTCATAGCCGATATGAGGAGGAGGGAGGACCTGGAGCGGCTCGTAGATGAGGCGTGGAGCGGCCTGGGAGGCCTAGACGCCCTCGTATTCAATGTTGGCAACGTGTCCTGCGAGCCATGCTACCTGGACCAGGCGGGCTACGAGGACTGGATGGAGGCTGCTCAGCTCCACCTCATAGCCCCGGGCTACCTGACGAGCCTCCTCCTGCCGAGGTTTCTCGAGCAGGGCCGCGGCTCGCTCATATACCTCTCATCGGTGACCGTTAAGGAGCCGATGCCGCACTTCACGCTCGCCGACACGGCCCGCGCGGGGCTGGTGCAGCTCGCCAAGAGTCTCGCCCGCCACTACGGCGGCAGGGGTATACGGGCGAACACCATACTCATGGGCAGCTTCGATACCCCTGGCGCCAGGAGCAACATAAGGAAGCTGGCCGAAATGAAGGGGGTCGAATTTGAGGAGGCGTGGCGCCGCTGGGTGATAGAGCTCACCCCTATGAGGAGGGTCGGCAGGCCGGAGGAGATAGCGGGGCTTGTAGCCTTCCTGCTGAGCGACGTGTCGGGCTACATCAATGGCTCTACGATAGTCATAGACGGGGCTATGACGGGGTGCGTGTAG
- a CDS encoding ATP-binding protein — protein METSCLETGWCDLSEEHRRIRAALEGLLASYVRGDADEYWMPVIVAPYGSGKTTLLRHLEWYAGRIGTRALRVELSDIVEYIIERHGSVHESELPRVLEEYAREKLGRGDGVTVLLVDEVEESYDLLRGVVEYETSPFRGVAEAIRTRSTSVYLVLAFGPSSTLKEAVFGPVAWRSRVFTLPLLPKQVIERMVREKLGDSLGEATDLLANTVWWASKGRIAWARMLVDTVAAKLASALRSGPEKVESLLLGEEALSREIVEGVPLFDKTGYREVRRLVEDKALVPLLAALVGPVPLSLLEKMLGREVLPEASLAVVYSRTAVRVEDLLSEAESWITRYARAKGFQASSVEHAVSALEHVAQAWSRGGLMIYEPQSLRELFSLAADVAREIYSDDPHAAQLIEALSPDLLSPPLERLDEPAAALKPGMVARIYPVASSSPLVGCARRVGPSQVAEVVETLSLSELLDYSAKLSEVLGLESMIGKHGMKLAVLPLRLAQSQARSIACRMLSGERLAVLVVDTRRERREAKLPRLLEAVADLSGGLVAEAGPRLSLFIYSLLYGLSVSTSGCLPENLSGNDRRAVNLYADLLRSLLIEVLASRGSRGLASIEARARLVEREYGETAYALAALIGSVGVEPARRMVEEAARLQQRAWSLGERIAKLLGGPAPPRQASPAKVFSEVEGIYSLLEKNGYTAVAGVAGSCSTGIKGIRAPRIVALLLGIESYRPEENPEDLAELAEKLLAYSRRLPRHGVLAEAARLAEEAASLMEEVGSSGPAQALARLVMAPFIPAASRLVEELASLGRVYERLEAELAALPEALRRRAEEAVASDLSNVKSLSEAMDYLAKAVSLVGRLRTLSEQEGPGIEDLKNKIISLIDSIISDYTQASYAGQEAREEALAG, from the coding sequence ATGGAGACCAGCTGCCTTGAGACGGGCTGGTGTGATCTAAGCGAGGAGCACCGTAGGATAAGGGCTGCTCTCGAGGGTCTCCTGGCCAGCTATGTGAGAGGCGACGCCGACGAGTACTGGATGCCGGTTATAGTGGCTCCCTACGGCTCCGGGAAGACTACGCTGCTCCGCCACCTGGAGTGGTACGCTGGGAGAATAGGGACCAGAGCGCTGAGGGTCGAGCTATCAGACATAGTCGAGTATATCATAGAGCGGCATGGCAGCGTCCATGAGTCGGAGCTGCCTAGAGTTCTGGAGGAGTATGCTAGAGAGAAGCTGGGCAGAGGAGACGGTGTAACGGTACTCCTCGTGGACGAGGTGGAGGAGAGCTACGACCTCCTACGCGGAGTGGTGGAGTATGAGACCTCCCCCTTCCGCGGCGTCGCCGAGGCGATAAGGACCCGTAGCACTAGTGTATACCTCGTGCTCGCCTTCGGCCCCTCCTCAACCCTCAAGGAGGCCGTCTTTGGCCCCGTGGCCTGGCGCAGCCGCGTCTTCACACTCCCCCTGCTCCCCAAGCAGGTTATAGAGAGGATGGTCAGGGAGAAGCTCGGCGACAGCCTGGGCGAGGCCACGGACTTACTGGCCAACACGGTCTGGTGGGCCTCTAAGGGGCGTATAGCCTGGGCGCGGATGCTGGTAGACACCGTGGCCGCTAAGCTGGCTAGCGCGCTCCGGAGTGGCCCCGAGAAGGTGGAGAGTCTGCTTCTAGGCGAGGAGGCCCTCTCCCGAGAGATAGTCGAGGGGGTGCCGCTCTTTGACAAGACGGGCTACAGGGAGGTCCGGAGGCTTGTCGAGGATAAGGCGCTGGTACCGCTTCTCGCGGCCCTTGTAGGCCCCGTCCCGCTCTCGCTCCTCGAGAAGATGCTGGGCCGCGAGGTGCTGCCCGAGGCCAGCCTGGCCGTGGTGTACTCGAGGACGGCTGTGAGGGTGGAGGATCTCCTCTCTGAGGCGGAGAGCTGGATTACCCGTTACGCGCGCGCGAAGGGCTTCCAGGCCTCCTCAGTAGAACACGCGGTGTCCGCGCTGGAGCATGTGGCGCAGGCCTGGAGCCGCGGCGGCCTCATGATCTACGAGCCCCAGTCGCTCCGCGAGCTGTTCTCCCTGGCGGCCGACGTGGCCAGGGAGATCTACAGTGACGACCCCCACGCGGCTCAGCTCATAGAGGCGCTGAGCCCCGACCTCCTAAGCCCGCCGCTGGAGAGGCTCGACGAGCCAGCGGCGGCGCTCAAGCCAGGTATGGTGGCCCGCATCTACCCCGTGGCCAGCAGCTCGCCTCTGGTGGGATGCGCCAGGAGGGTAGGGCCGAGCCAGGTAGCAGAGGTCGTTGAAACGCTGTCCCTCAGCGAGCTGCTAGACTATAGCGCTAAGCTGTCCGAGGTTTTAGGCCTGGAGAGCATGATCGGGAAGCATGGCATGAAGCTGGCGGTGCTCCCTCTCCGGCTGGCCCAGTCTCAAGCCCGGAGCATAGCCTGCAGGATGCTCTCCGGCGAGCGGCTGGCGGTACTCGTAGTAGACACAAGGCGGGAGCGCAGGGAGGCTAAGCTGCCTAGACTCCTCGAGGCGGTAGCCGATCTCTCCGGCGGCCTAGTAGCCGAGGCGGGGCCAAGGCTGAGCCTCTTCATTTACTCTCTGCTCTACGGCCTCTCGGTGTCTACATCGGGCTGCCTGCCCGAGAACCTGTCTGGCAACGACCGGCGGGCTGTGAATCTCTACGCCGATCTTCTGCGTAGCCTCTTGATAGAGGTGCTTGCATCTAGGGGCAGCCGCGGCCTAGCCAGCATAGAGGCTAGGGCTAGGCTCGTGGAGCGCGAGTACGGCGAGACGGCATACGCCCTTGCAGCGCTCATAGGCTCTGTGGGGGTCGAGCCAGCGAGGAGGATGGTCGAGGAGGCGGCGAGGCTCCAGCAGCGGGCATGGAGCCTGGGCGAGAGGATAGCTAAGCTCCTAGGTGGCCCCGCTCCCCCGAGGCAGGCAAGCCCGGCCAAGGTATTCAGCGAGGTTGAGGGGATCTACTCGCTGCTCGAGAAGAATGGGTACACTGCTGTAGCCGGCGTAGCCGGATCCTGCAGCACCGGCATCAAGGGTATACGGGCTCCACGCATTGTCGCACTGCTGCTCGGCATCGAGAGCTACCGGCCGGAGGAGAACCCGGAGGACCTGGCGGAGCTGGCCGAGAAGCTGCTAGCCTATTCCCGCCGCCTGCCGAGGCACGGTGTGCTCGCCGAGGCGGCTAGGCTTGCTGAAGAAGCAGCCTCGCTCATGGAAGAGGTAGGGAGCAGCGGCCCTGCGCAGGCGCTGGCACGGCTGGTCATGGCGCCGTTTATCCCGGCAGCCTCAAGGCTTGTCGAGGAGCTGGCCTCCCTCGGCAGGGTCTACGAGAGGCTTGAGGCCGAGCTGGCAGCTCTGCCGGAGGCGCTGCGCAGAAGAGCGGAGGAAGCGGTAGCCAGCGACCTCTCTAACGTTAAGAGCCTATCCGAGGCAATGGACTACCTGGCGAAGGCTGTCAGCCTCGTGGGGAGGCTGAGAACTCTCTCCGAGCAGGAGGGCCCTGGGATAGAGGACCTCAAGAACAAGATAATAAGCCTAATTGACTCGATAATTTCTGATTATACCCAGGCTAGCTACGCCGGCCAGGAGGCTAGAGAAGAAGCCCTAGCAGGGTGA
- a CDS encoding RNA-binding protein, producing the protein MSDTRSDYRILMAEHALGMLESIIKSKKLPLPVNWKKAQELHAQARSILMQMKYSFMPPTMLARSEEARKLQEISRQLASILLPREWLERAQLDQRARRVMADVKYAIRMLYGLPARLSLGDDNDPLHAVDIECVEVLSVAKHPNADNLYITRARGVFTYTVVTNIKDVRKGDLRAVAILPPVELRGQLSEAMYCSRGRIEGCTPGKRPPISEVERGELEKIIYSVLRGR; encoded by the coding sequence TTGAGCGATACACGGAGCGACTACCGGATACTCATGGCCGAGCACGCGCTCGGAATGCTGGAGTCCATAATAAAGTCCAAGAAGCTGCCCCTGCCCGTAAACTGGAAGAAGGCCCAGGAGCTACACGCCCAGGCGCGCTCTATCCTAATGCAGATGAAGTACAGCTTCATGCCGCCGACGATGCTCGCCCGCAGCGAGGAAGCCAGGAAACTCCAGGAGATTTCACGGCAGCTAGCCTCCATACTACTGCCGCGAGAGTGGCTTGAGAGAGCCCAGCTAGACCAGAGGGCCAGGCGGGTAATGGCCGACGTAAAGTACGCCATTAGGATGCTCTACGGGCTTCCCGCAAGGCTCAGCCTCGGAGACGATAACGACCCCCTACACGCTGTTGACATAGAATGTGTTGAAGTGCTAAGCGTGGCAAAGCACCCCAACGCCGACAACCTCTACATCACACGTGCACGGGGCGTGTTCACCTACACCGTGGTTACAAACATAAAGGATGTGAGGAAAGGCGACCTGCGAGCCGTGGCGATACTCCCTCCTGTCGAGCTCAGAGGACAGCTGAGCGAGGCGATGTACTGCAGCAGAGGGAGGATAGAGGGCTGCACGCCGGGTAAAAGGCCGCCAATAAGCGAGGTGGAGAGGGGGGAGCTAGAGAAAATAATATATAGCGTACTACGCGGCCGGTAG
- the hemB gene encoding porphobilinogen synthase: MPRLPLAMVSAMPRFPELRPRRLRLTKAIRDLVAETALTVNDLIYPVFVREGINEPEPIAAMPGQYRYPVEKVTDIVSSALELGVKAFILFGVVPDEKKDHTGSYAYDPRGPVPRAIKAIRRDFGEEPLIFTDVCICGYTSHGHCGIPVEKRGRKLIDNDSTLEVISRMAVTHAEAGADFVAPSGMMDGMVKAIREALDREGFSEVGIMSYAVKYASGFYGPFREAAGSAPRFGDRRSYQMDPRNAMEAIKESMLDVEEGADILMVKPALAYLDVIRLVKESFPHYPLAAYNVSGEYSMVKAAAEKGWVDEKLVTFEILTAIKRAGADLILTYHALDVARWLREGYNPF; this comes from the coding sequence ATGCCCAGGCTGCCCCTAGCAATGGTGTCTGCCATGCCCAGGTTCCCCGAGCTGCGTCCCCGTAGGCTAAGGCTGACCAAGGCGATAAGGGACCTCGTGGCAGAGACGGCGCTCACGGTGAACGACCTCATATACCCCGTATTCGTCCGTGAGGGCATCAACGAGCCCGAGCCCATAGCGGCAATGCCCGGCCAGTACCGCTACCCTGTCGAGAAGGTAACGGATATAGTGTCGAGCGCTCTAGAGCTCGGCGTCAAGGCCTTCATCCTCTTCGGGGTGGTCCCGGACGAGAAGAAGGACCATACGGGCAGCTACGCTTACGACCCCCGGGGCCCGGTGCCTAGAGCCATTAAGGCTATACGCCGCGACTTCGGCGAGGAGCCCCTGATCTTCACCGATGTATGCATATGCGGGTATACGAGCCACGGGCACTGCGGGATACCCGTTGAAAAGAGAGGCAGGAAGCTGATAGACAACGACTCGACGCTCGAGGTCATATCCAGGATGGCTGTCACCCACGCGGAGGCCGGCGCGGACTTCGTAGCGCCCTCGGGAATGATGGATGGGATGGTTAAGGCTATACGAGAGGCCCTCGACCGGGAGGGGTTCAGCGAGGTAGGCATAATGAGCTACGCGGTGAAGTATGCTAGCGGCTTCTATGGCCCCTTCCGAGAGGCTGCCGGCTCCGCCCCCAGGTTCGGGGACCGGAGGAGCTACCAGATGGACCCCCGCAACGCTATGGAGGCTATAAAGGAGTCTATGCTCGATGTTGAGGAGGGCGCCGACATACTGATGGTCAAGCCTGCCCTGGCCTACCTTGACGTGATAAGGCTGGTCAAGGAGAGTTTTCCCCACTACCCGCTGGCAGCCTATAACGTGAGTGGCGAGTACTCGATGGTGAAGGCTGCGGCCGAGAAGGGCTGGGTCGACGAGAAGCTGGTCACCTTCGAGATACTCACGGCGATCAAGAGGGCCGGTGCGGACCTAATACTAACCTACCATGCGCTCGACGTGGCGAGATGGCTCCGCGAGGGCTACAACCCGTTCTAA
- the sfsA gene encoding DNA/RNA nuclease SfsA, protein MSIVLQVDNLIECRLLRRVNRFVVEAEAGGERILAHNTNTGRLADVLAPGRRALCIPARRPGKTRLRLIAVEYNGGYAVVDTRLQEDAFAAAVDKGLVPWAAGCRVASRRPRLGGSVLDFLLRCPAGEVYVESKSAVLMGPGGLAMYPDCPTERGRRHIRELIEHARRGVRAALVFIAALPGARGFAPNPEGDPEIPGLVEEAVKAGVIVKALGLNFDAERRGVRLYAPDLPVVLRRPRDSRSHRGLLRG, encoded by the coding sequence TTGAGCATAGTACTGCAGGTTGACAATCTGATAGAGTGTAGGCTGCTGCGCAGGGTTAACCGCTTCGTCGTCGAGGCGGAAGCCGGCGGCGAGAGGATACTCGCCCACAACACCAATACCGGAAGACTTGCCGACGTGCTGGCTCCGGGCCGCCGAGCCCTCTGCATACCGGCCAGGAGGCCTGGTAAAACGAGGCTCAGGCTTATAGCAGTGGAGTACAACGGTGGCTACGCCGTTGTCGATACCAGGCTACAAGAGGATGCCTTCGCCGCCGCCGTAGACAAGGGCCTGGTGCCCTGGGCAGCCGGCTGCAGGGTGGCCTCGAGGAGGCCCCGACTAGGGGGCTCGGTGCTCGACTTCCTGCTCCGCTGCCCGGCTGGAGAAGTCTACGTGGAGTCCAAGAGCGCCGTGCTTATGGGGCCCGGCGGCCTAGCCATGTACCCGGACTGCCCGACTGAGCGCGGTAGGAGGCACATACGCGAGCTTATAGAGCATGCTCGGCGGGGTGTAAGGGCTGCCCTTGTATTTATAGCCGCGCTGCCCGGGGCCCGGGGCTTCGCCCCGAACCCCGAGGGCGACCCCGAGATACCGGGCCTCGTGGAGGAGGCCGTTAAAGCGGGCGTAATTGTGAAGGCGCTGGGCCTGAACTTCGACGCTGAGAGGCGGGGGGTTAGGCTATATGCACCCGACCTCCCGGTCGTGCTAAGGCGGCCCCGAGATTCCAGGAGCCATAGAGGGCTTCTACGGGGATGA
- a CDS encoding class II SORL domain-containing protein, protein MAKAFGELIYTREAGGPAASKAETHAPKIEAPEKVRKGEPFNVTIKVGPHPNEVQHSIRRLEIWFQEEGRAFNPIHIATIDLEPVYAEPEITITIKLEKSGTLYALGYCNLHGLWESRKEIKVE, encoded by the coding sequence ATGGCCAAGGCGTTTGGCGAGCTAATATACACTCGGGAGGCCGGGGGCCCGGCCGCGTCTAAGGCAGAGACCCATGCGCCCAAGATAGAGGCGCCGGAGAAGGTGAGGAAGGGCGAGCCCTTCAATGTGACCATTAAGGTAGGCCCGCACCCTAACGAGGTGCAGCACTCCATACGCCGCCTCGAGATATGGTTCCAGGAGGAGGGCCGCGCCTTCAACCCGATACATATAGCCACCATAGACCTTGAGCCGGTGTACGCAGAGCCCGAGATAACTATAACTATTAAGCTGGAGAAGAGCGGCACCCTCTATGCGCTCGGCTACTGCAACCTCCACGGCCTCTGGGAGTCCCGCAAGGAGATAAAGGTAGAGTGA
- a CDS encoding phosphoadenosine phosphosulfate reductase family protein → MERYPALSSSGEVTGYAVSSVEFSVLYRPDGSLRGRYLWLDAEEAVRIDSFLSGGVLGAGGVQVEYARLVEDIPWPLVYVAWDLDEYVDWVYREYGEKLEGKTVMVNFSGGKDSTAALAVLARLQERVRGLHVYAVYSHVSYLEPPRNIDFAVKAAERLGVEIEVVEADRELMRRRLLEEGLPYRGKRWCTYMKLRPIKRLRKARRPDAIADGDRMTEAFKRFNRLYRMSPRRPRLYDGGRIRPIYIWTLLDVAKIVRDLGLVHPDYLQGLPRVACLMCPYKALHEFSEDEMDLLEDPGLIEEAIKTSYRRYYSDTGIPWEEFRRQHLWRHHPAVAVKLYRVKKTVEGMDLEEIRRSRLEAAYRSLWVNPLPRAKRVTPEEAVELIGEVVGGAYEEAVSRAAEASRLVEAERLSGGQGS, encoded by the coding sequence ATGGAGAGGTATCCGGCGCTGAGCAGTAGCGGCGAGGTAACAGGGTACGCTGTTTCATCGGTGGAGTTCAGTGTACTGTATAGGCCGGATGGTAGCCTGCGCGGCCGCTACCTCTGGCTGGATGCCGAGGAGGCTGTGAGGATAGACAGCTTCCTATCGGGAGGCGTGCTTGGGGCTGGCGGCGTCCAGGTGGAGTACGCGAGGCTGGTCGAGGACATACCGTGGCCCCTCGTCTACGTGGCCTGGGACCTGGATGAGTACGTTGACTGGGTCTACAGGGAGTACGGGGAGAAGCTCGAAGGCAAGACCGTGATGGTGAACTTCAGCGGGGGCAAGGACAGCACTGCAGCGCTGGCGGTGTTGGCGCGGCTGCAGGAGCGTGTCCGCGGCCTCCACGTCTACGCGGTCTACAGCCACGTCTCCTACCTGGAGCCGCCCAGGAACATAGACTTCGCAGTCAAGGCTGCGGAGAGGCTCGGCGTGGAGATAGAGGTTGTGGAGGCTGATAGGGAGCTTATGAGGAGGAGGCTGCTGGAGGAGGGGCTCCCCTACCGTGGGAAGCGCTGGTGCACCTACATGAAGCTACGGCCTATAAAGAGGCTGAGGAAGGCTAGGAGGCCCGACGCTATAGCCGACGGGGACCGGATGACAGAGGCGTTCAAGAGGTTTAACAGGCTGTACCGGATGTCCCCCAGGAGGCCCAGGCTCTATGATGGAGGCAGGATAAGACCGATATACATATGGACTCTCCTGGACGTTGCGAAGATCGTGCGGGACCTCGGCCTAGTGCACCCGGACTACCTCCAGGGGCTGCCCCGCGTTGCATGCCTAATGTGCCCCTACAAGGCGCTCCACGAGTTTAGCGAGGATGAGATGGACCTACTCGAGGATCCGGGCCTCATAGAGGAGGCGATTAAGACTAGCTACCGGCGCTACTACAGTGATACCGGGATCCCCTGGGAGGAGTTCCGCCGTCAACACCTCTGGAGGCATCACCCCGCTGTAGCGGTGAAGCTCTACCGAGTGAAGAAGACGGTTGAAGGCATGGATCTGGAGGAGATAAGGCGCAGCAGGCTGGAGGCAGCGTATCGCAGCCTCTGGGTCAACCCGCTGCCCAGGGCAAAGAGGGTGACGCCCGAGGAGGCGGTGGAGCTGATAGGCGAGGTCGTGGGCGGGGCCTACGAGGAGGCGGTGTCTAGGGCAGCTGAGGCCTCTAGGCTAGTTGAGGCCGAGCGGCTATCCGGGGGCCAGGGCTCCTGA
- a CDS encoding HAD-IIA family hydrolase, giving the protein MSVLGLADRYRLLLVDLDGVVWRGSRLLRENIEWLQRAREKGASIVFVSNNSTRSRRVYSERLTEIMGFNVAVNDIVTSGYAVARWIREQEGPSRTLALGEEGLVEELLAQGHIVLSAADGGRCPVDYVVVGLDRNLTYSRLKAAHTAVRRCGAKLVAANDDASMPAEKGDVPGAGAILAALERSTGTRALFVAGKPNPYMYRLVLEERGVEPGEALAIGDRCDTDIEAARRLGIDSVLVLTGVAGERGDRCSATYRVETLSRLPL; this is encoded by the coding sequence ATGAGCGTGTTGGGCCTGGCCGATAGATATAGGCTGCTCCTTGTCGATCTTGACGGCGTCGTGTGGAGGGGGTCTAGGCTCCTCCGGGAAAACATCGAGTGGCTGCAGAGGGCGAGGGAGAAGGGAGCCTCCATAGTATTCGTCTCCAACAACTCCACTAGGAGTAGGAGGGTGTACTCGGAGCGCCTCACAGAGATAATGGGATTCAACGTGGCTGTGAACGATATAGTTACTAGCGGCTATGCCGTGGCGCGCTGGATCAGAGAGCAGGAGGGCCCCTCAAGAACACTCGCCCTGGGCGAGGAGGGGCTTGTCGAGGAGCTACTAGCCCAGGGCCATATAGTGTTGAGCGCTGCGGATGGAGGCCGCTGCCCGGTAGACTATGTAGTCGTGGGCCTGGATAGGAACCTCACCTACTCCAGGCTTAAGGCTGCCCACACTGCTGTGAGAAGGTGCGGGGCCAAGCTAGTGGCAGCCAATGACGACGCCTCAATGCCTGCCGAGAAGGGCGATGTGCCCGGCGCGGGGGCAATACTAGCGGCGCTCGAGAGGTCCACCGGTACAAGGGCGTTGTTTGTGGCCGGGAAGCCCAACCCCTACATGTACCGTCTTGTGCTTGAGGAGAGGGGCGTAGAGCCGGGAGAGGCTCTGGCAATAGGGGACCGCTGCGACACCGACATAGAGGCCGCCAGGAGGCTTGGCATAGACAGCGTGCTCGTGCTAACTGGTGTAGCCGGAGAGAGGGGAGACCGCTGTAGCGCCACTTACAGGGTGGAGACGCTCTCCCGCCTGCCCCTCTAG
- a CDS encoding RNA 2'-phosphotransferase, translating to MGAPRPIYRCRVCGVFTEEPVHCGKPAELFMTPEQRLRLSKLMSALLRHIPHEAGLQLDEQGWVRVEELARAIRERWRRRDLYQWVTPEHIVAVALLDPKGRFQLSEDMRRIRAAYGHSIRLRLGYRPLSSRELPQVLYHGTVVENLRPILREGLKPMKRLMVHLSARPQEALEAARRHGDRVVLLHIDPQCLASRGIPVYRASHVMYLASHVPPECIKRIERLQGMETPV from the coding sequence ATGGGGGCTCCTAGGCCCATCTACCGCTGCCGGGTCTGTGGCGTCTTCACTGAGGAGCCGGTGCACTGCGGCAAGCCTGCCGAGCTATTCATGACGCCTGAGCAGCGGCTCCGGCTGAGTAAGCTGATGAGCGCCCTCCTCCGCCACATACCTCATGAGGCGGGGCTCCAGCTGGACGAGCAGGGATGGGTCAGGGTGGAGGAGCTGGCCAGGGCTATTAGGGAGAGGTGGAGGCGACGCGACCTCTACCAGTGGGTAACGCCGGAGCATATAGTCGCGGTTGCCCTCCTCGACCCGAAGGGAAGGTTCCAGCTCTCCGAGGACATGCGCCGCATACGGGCAGCCTACGGCCATAGTATCCGCTTAAGGCTCGGCTACCGCCCCCTCAGCAGTAGGGAGCTGCCCCAGGTCCTCTACCATGGCACTGTTGTGGAGAACCTCCGGCCAATACTGAGGGAGGGCCTCAAGCCCATGAAGAGGCTAATGGTGCACCTCTCCGCCAGGCCCCAGGAGGCCCTCGAGGCGGCCAGGAGGCATGGAGACCGCGTAGTATTGCTGCATATAGACCCCCAGTGCCTAGCCAGCCGGGGCATCCCTGTGTATAGGGCTAGCCACGTGATGTATCTCGCCTCCCATGTGCCCCCAGAGTGCATAAAGAGGATTGAACGTCTCCAGGGCATGGAGACCCCCGTTTAA